In the genome of Sphingomonas sp. LR60, the window TGTCGAGCAGGCTGCGCACGATCGGGTCGAGCCGCCAGCCATGATCCCAGGTACGCGTCGCGATGTCGGTGTAGACCATCGTCACGCCTCCCACGGGGTGATGTCGGGCTCGGCGCCGATCAGCGCGAGCCCGTGCGCGATCGAGGTCAGCTCGCCACCGGTCGCGATCCGCTCTGCGCCGAAGCGGCGATCGAAGATCGCGCGGATCGCGGGGATCAGCGACGAACCGCCGGTCAGGAACACGCGGTCGATCGCCCCCGCCTCGACCCCACCGCGCGTCAATGCGGCATCGAGCGCCACCTCGATCCGCACGAGATCGTCGGCGATCCAGCGCTCGAAATCCGCACGCGCCACATCGGCGGCGATGCGGATCCCGCCGCCCTCGAACGCGAATTCGGCATGGTCGGCGCTCGACAGAGCGCGCTTCAACTTGCCGACCGCGTCATAGAGCGGGAAGCCCTGCTCTTCCTCGACCAACGCGATCATCCGTCCGATCGCATCGGGATCGAGCGCGTCGCGTTGCAGCTTGCGCAATTCCTCCAGCGTGCGGCGGTTCCGCATCATCGCCAGCCGCGACCAGTCCGCGACGTCGTTGAAGAAGCCACCGGGAATATCGAGAGTCTTGCCGAACGATCGATATTGCCCACCCTTCCCCAGCAGCGGCAGCACCAGGTGCGAGACGATCCGCTGATCGAAGCGGTCGCCCGCGATCCCCACGCCGGTCGAGGCAAGCGGGACGCAGCGGCGCTCGGCCCCGGGGGCGGCGACGCGGACCAGCGAGAAGTCGGTCGTACCGCCGCCGAAATCGGCCACGAGGATCGTGGCCGGCTCGGTCAGCCGCGCGGCGAAGCTGTGCGCTGCGCCGAGCGGTTCGTAGACGTAATGCACCTCGGCCCCGAACTCGCGGAGCATCAGGTCATAACGTTGCCGCGCCAGCGCTTCGTCGGGGCGCGCGCCGGCATATTCGACCGGCCGCCCGACGATCACCCGCGCCGGGCGATCGTCGAGCTGCCCGCCGGCATGGCGTACCAGCTTCTGAAGCAACAGCCGGCCGA includes:
- a CDS encoding Hsp70 family protein; its protein translation is MARALGLDFGTTNTVVALADEGEARLVEFTGKEATDAVFRSALCFWEDEQGWNGVASEAGPWAIAEYLEAPLDSRFVQSFKTVAASPLFERTTIFNRQMRFEDLGRLLLQKLVRHAGGQLDDRPARVIVGRPVEYAGARPDEALARQRYDLMLREFGAEVHYVYEPLGAAHSFAARLTEPATILVADFGGGTTDFSLVRVAAPGAERRCVPLASTGVGIAGDRFDQRIVSHLVLPLLGKGGQYRSFGKTLDIPGGFFNDVADWSRLAMMRNRRTLEELRKLQRDALDPDAIGRMIALVEEEQGFPLYDAVGKLKRALSSADHAEFAFEGGGIRIAADVARADFERWIADDLVRIEVALDAALTRGGVEAGAIDRVFLTGGSSLIPAIRAIFDRRFGAERIATGGELTSIAHGLALIGAEPDITPWEA